Proteins co-encoded in one Arachis hypogaea cultivar Tifrunner chromosome 13, arahy.Tifrunner.gnm2.J5K5, whole genome shotgun sequence genomic window:
- the LOC112783698 gene encoding uncharacterized protein, with the protein MVQDAFNFTGLQSEDEDSMNGHVGDVAEGLPYLSDEPSCEARAFHDLLEDGEQALYPGCSKFSKLSFLVRLYHIKCMCGVSDKAFGLILELLGDAFEHARIPKTLHDAKRIIRKLGIGYKKIDACPNDCMLYQGTDQDLSRCKRCGASRWKQKTRKNSLVRINTVVKKNGKPLPAKILRYFPLIPRLQRLFMSSKTSVDMLWHKRGTNSDGFLRHPRDGEGWKAFDRRYTNFSGDPRNVRLALASDGFNPYGNLSSKYSIWPVILIPYNLPPWICMKQTNFILSMIIPGPKMPGNDIDVYLQPLIDELKELWAGVDTYDASEKKMFKMRAALMWTISDFPGLGNLSGWNTYGGRACPTCNLDAEAMRLTFSQKWCYMGHRRFLNRDHKYRQDRSRFDGKVDDRSPPTKLTGRDVLRQLEGVPVSQGKVQAVAGKRRRGQQTVVQDESPWKKRSVFFDLPYWENNELRHNLDVMHIEKNVCDNIVFTMLNESGKSKDHLKARKDLQLMGIRQDMWPIEGGKYLAAVFTMRNPEKDVFLRTIKNVVFPDGYSSNISRCVDLKQRKLFGLKSHDCHILMEHLLPIASKHVLPTPVSAVVAELSAFFRAICSKSIDPQQLPLLQDRVVHTLCHMEMIFPPSFFTVMVHLTVHLVEEVRIGGPVHYRWMYPIERYLGRLKQYVRNRAQPEGSIAEGYLSEEILTFCSRYLDNVETRINRPTRVDDRPSDAPESEIADMIPEVGKSVGAASYFTLTATEQLQAHRHVLVNCSAVEKFLDEYRAFTKRKLRGKTRSQSHIDTVVHREFSNWFRHKVQFGSTDHSNELQWLACGPRAQASRYQAYNVNGFKFRTMSREEGMKTQNSGVYVTSDTRSYASKRDANVAVGGVSYYGRLVDIIELNYSGQFTVVLFKCLWADTTSGRGIRQDVLGHTCVNFANPIHTGDREDDEPYILASEARLVFYVEDEVENGWSVVVHVKPRDLFDMGEDYEHCEVDLHPQSCLSSLPEFDVEGLRLTRDGDLEESTIERVEDCEEAAES; encoded by the exons ATGGTCCAGGACGCATTCAACTTCACGGGACTGCAAAGTGAAGATGAAGACTCGATGAATGGGCATGTCGGAGACGTTGCGGAGGGGTTGCCGTACTTATCTGATGAACCTAGCTGCGAGGCTCGTGCCTTTCACGACTTGCTTGAGGACGGCGAGCAGGCATTATATCCGGGATGCTCAAAATTCTCGAAGCTGTCTTTCTTGGTTAGGCTGTACCATATAAAGTGCATGTGCGGAGTGAGCGACAAGGCTTTCGGATTGATTCTAGAGCTACTGGGGGATGCCTTTGAGCATGCAAGGATTCCGAAGACCTTGCACGATGCCAAGAGGATCATAAGGAAGCTCGGCATTGGGTACAAGAAGATAGATGCATGtccaaatgactgcatgctatACCAGGGTACAGACCAAGACTTGTCTAGATGCAAACGGTGTGGGGCATCTAGGTGGAAGCAAAAGACCAGGAAGAATTCTTTAGTCAGAATCAACACCGTTGTCAAGAAGAATGGGAAACCTCTACCGGCGAAGATTCTCCGTTACTTTCCTTTAATTCCACGGTTGCAGCGATTATTCATGTCCAGCAAGACATCCGTTGACATGTTGTGGCACAAGAGAGGAACCAACTCTGACGGTTTCTTGAGGCATCCCAGGGACGGCGAGGGTTGGAAAGCATTTGACAGGAGATATACTAACTTTTCTGGTGATCCGCGCAATGTTCGCTTAGCCCTGGCTAGTGATGGCTTCAATCCTTATGGAAACCTCAGTTCAAAATATTCAATATGGCCAGTGATTCTTATACCGTACAACCTACCCCCATGGATTTGCATGAAACAAACCAACTTTATTCTCTCTATGATTATTCCTGGTCCTAAAATGCCTGGCAATGACATAGATGTCTATCTACAGCCCCTGATCGATGAGCTGAAGGAGTTGTGGGCTGGTGTTGATACCTACGACGCGAGTGAGAAGAAAATGTTCAAGATGCGAGCTGCACTGATGTGGACTATCAGTGATTTTCCTGGCTTGGGCAATTTATCTGGTTGGAATACTTACGGCGGGAGAGCTTGCCCCACGTGTAATTTGGATGCCGAGGCTATGCGACTCACCTTCAGTCAGAAATGGTGTTATATGGGTCATCGTCGCTTCTTGAATCGCGATCACAAATATAGACAGGACCGGAGTAGATTTGATGGCAAGGTAGATgatagatccccacctaccaaatTGACTGGTAGGGATGTCTTGAGACAATTGGAGGGTGTTCCTGTCTCACAAGGCAAGGTGCAAGCAGTTGCTGGTAAAAGAAGGCGTGGACAGCAGACCGTGGTGCAAGACGAGTCTCCATGGAAAAAGAGGAGTGTATTCTTTGATTTGCCGTACTGGGAGAACAACGAGTTACGTCACAACCTTGATgtgatgcacatagagaagaatgtATGCGACAACATTGTTTTCACCATGTTGAACGAAAGCGGTAAGTCCAAAGACCACCTAAAAGCTCGAAAAGATCTCCAATTGATGGGCATCCGGCAGGATATGTGGCCAATTGAAGGTGGAAAGTATCTTGCTGCAGTCTTTACTATGCGGAATCCAGAGAAGGATGTCTTTCTTAGGACAATCAAGAATGTGGTCTTTCCAGACGGGTACTCTAGCAACATCTCTCGCTGTGTTGATTTAAAACAGCGCAAGTTATTCGGCTTGAAGAGTCATGACTGCCATATCCTAATGGAACATCTACTTCCAATTGCGTCAAAACACGTGTTGCCCACCCCAGTGTCTGCCGTCGTGGCTGAGTTATCAGCCTTTTTCCGAGCAATATGCAGTAAATCCATTGATCCTCAACAACTTCCTCTCCTTCAGGATCGTGTGGTCCATACTTTGTGCCACATGGAGATGATATTTCCACCTTCCTTCTTCACAGTTATGGTTCATCTAACGGTGCATTTGGTCGAGGAGGTCCGTATTGGTGGCCCAGTGCATTACCGATGGATGTACCCAATTGAGAG GTACCTAGGTCGTCTCAAGCAGTACGTGCGTAACAGGGCACAACCAGAAGGATCGATTGCAGAGGGCTACTTATCCGAGGAGATTCTCACGTTCTGTTCAAGATACTTAGATAATGTCGAGACTAGGATCAACCGACCGACGCGCGTTGACGACCGACCGAGCGATGCTCCAGAGAGCGAGATTGCCGACATGATCCCAGAGGTTGGAAAGTCGGTCGGGGCAGCTTCATATTTTACTCTAACAGCAACCGAACAGCTTCAAGCACATCGTCATGTACTGGTGAATTGCAGTGCTGTAGAGAAATTCTTGGA TGAGTACAGAGCCTTCACAAAGAGAAAGCTGCGAGGTAAAACAAGGTCGCAGTCTCACATAGATACTGTTGTGCACAGAGAATTTTCGAACTGGTTCAGGCATAAG GTCCAATTTGGAAGCACGGATCATTCGAACGAGTTACAGTGGCTCGCCTGCGGTCCCCGTGCTCAGGCCAGTCGCTATCAGGCTTACAACGTCAATGGATTTAAATTCAGGACCATGTCGAGGGAGGAAGGGATGAAAACACAGAATAGTGGGGTCTATGTCACTTCGGATACTAGAAGTTATGCAAGTAAACGGGATGCCAATGTTGCTGTTGGCGGTGTCTCGTATTACGGGAGATTAGTAGACATCATCGAGCTAAATTACAGCGGTCAATTCACTGTAGTATTGTTCAAGTGCCTTTGGGCGGACACTACGTCGGGCAGAGGCATCCGGCAAGACGTTTTGGGCCACACCTGTGTCAATTTTGCCAATCCTATCCACACCGGTGATCGAGAAGACGATGAGCCGTATATCTTGGCATCTGAGGCGCGTCTTGTGTTCTACGTGGAGGATGAGGTGGAGAACGGATGGAGTGTAGTGGTTCATGTGAAGCCAAGAGATTTGTTTGACATGGGCGAAGATTATGAACATTGTGAGGTCGACCTTCATCCACAATCCTGTTTGAGTAGCCTCCCTGAATTTGATGTCGAAGGCCTGCGGTTGACGAGAGACGGCGATTTAGAAGAGTCCACCATCGAAAGGGTTGAAGATTGTGAAGAGGCCGCCGAATCCTAA